One window of the Candidatus Kaelpia imicola genome contains the following:
- a CDS encoding prepilin-type N-terminal cleavage/methylation domain-containing protein → MAAKKSFTLLELLIVIAIISVLSVIILPGFSNKYNAVKFDNFCFKALDVFKFSQNKTIQEAKIVTVKIKQDGLSIYLSDEKAGELLIPAIYEIDSEITSVDMFPTGEMRLYADSLVLDRAEIELSSKFGVKKIVLLAGAGDVSIEK, encoded by the coding sequence GTGGCAGCTAAAAAATCTTTTACTCTACTCGAACTTTTAATTGTAATTGCCATAATATCGGTTTTGTCGGTTATTATCCTGCCGGGTTTTTCTAATAAATATAATGCGGTGAAATTTGATAATTTTTGTTTTAAAGCGCTGGATGTTTTTAAATTCTCTCAAAATAAGACTATTCAGGAAGCTAAGATTGTAACAGTTAAAATCAAACAGGATGGGTTATCAATATATCTATCGGATGAAAAAGCAGGGGAACTGTTAATCCCTGCTATCTATGAGATTGATTCCGAAATAACCAGTGTCGATATGTTTCCTACCGGAGAGATGCGCCTATATGCGGATTCTTTAGTCTTAGACAGAGCGGAGATAGAACTGTCGTCAAAATTCGGAGTTAAAAAAATTGTCCTCTTAGCCGGAGCAGGAGATGTCTCTATTGAAAAGTAA
- a CDS encoding nucleotidyltransferase domain-containing protein, which produces MFKWLRKKNKKIDTLIKRFTEELKKEIPIEKILLFGSYAEGNPMKDSDIDLIVVSPFFEKGRHITHMQYLFRKAAKVSSLLEPIPAAPSEIKNPDKRLFLGQIMKSAKTFSI; this is translated from the coding sequence ATGTTTAAATGGCTAAGAAAAAAAAATAAAAAAATAGATACTTTAATTAAACGATTTACAGAAGAGTTAAAAAAAGAAATTCCCATAGAAAAAATACTGTTATTTGGTTCTTACGCTGAAGGCAACCCCATGAAAGATAGCGATATTGATTTAATTGTAGTATCTCCTTTCTTTGAAAAAGGCAGACATATTACTCATATGCAATATCTTTTTCGTAAGGCAGCAAAAGTAAGCTCTCTCCTGGAACCTATACCTGCTGCTCCTTCTGAGATAAAAAACCCTGACAAACGATTATTTTTGGGGCAGATAATGAAATCTGCTAAGACATTTTCAATTTAG
- the speD gene encoding adenosylmethionine decarboxylase encodes MKSQTVKESQSVYCKEGAISYAGKHLIVELWGAKNIASEENTKEVLKNAVRACKATLLHVYAHAFSPYNGISAVAILKESHISVHSWPEFNYAAADIFVCGDVDPYLAVPILKEGFSAEEIQVMEFKRGILDERLLDI; translated from the coding sequence ATGAAGAGTCAAACAGTTAAAGAGTCACAATCTGTATATTGTAAAGAGGGTGCTATAAGCTACGCAGGAAAACACCTGATTGTAGAATTGTGGGGTGCAAAAAACATAGCTTCCGAAGAGAATACAAAAGAGGTATTAAAAAATGCCGTAAGAGCATGTAAGGCAACTCTTCTACATGTCTATGCTCACGCCTTCTCTCCTTACAATGGTATCTCTGCTGTTGCAATACTTAAAGAGTCTCATATCTCCGTACATAGCTGGCCGGAATTTAATTATGCAGCAGCTGATATATTTGTCTGCGGCGATGTAGATCCCTACCTTGCAGTTCCTATTTTAAAAGAGGGGTTTTCAGCAGAAGAGATCCAGGTTATGGAGTTTAAAAGGGGAATCCTTGATGAAAGACTCCTGGACATCTGA
- the gspG gene encoding type II secretion system major pseudopilin GspG, whose protein sequence is MKRNAFTLVELLVVITIIGILTATILPRLAGRTGEARIKRAESEIYGTLSTALDMYELDIGRYPDSLECLWRLDAPSGFDVDEYSSLWEGPYIKRARVRGNSILDPWGNPYQYESVDQGSSYKISSQGANTQDSNDDIVYSGEMTFED, encoded by the coding sequence ATGAAAAGGAATGCTTTTACTTTAGTCGAACTGTTAGTTGTTATTACAATTATAGGAATTTTAACGGCGACTATTTTGCCCCGCTTGGCAGGCAGGACTGGAGAAGCGAGGATTAAAAGAGCAGAATCTGAAATTTACGGTACTCTTTCAACAGCTCTCGATATGTATGAACTGGATATCGGCAGATACCCCGACTCTTTAGAGTGTTTATGGCGTTTGGATGCACCCTCAGGGTTTGATGTGGATGAATATAGCAGTCTCTGGGAAGGACCATATATAAAAAGGGCAAGAGTTAGAGGAAATTCTATTCTTGATCCCTGGGGTAATCCCTATCAGTACGAATCAGTCGATCAGGGGAGTTCTTATAAAATTTCTTCTCAAGGAGCGAATACCCAGGACTCAAATGACGATATTGTTTATTCCGGAGAGATGACGTTTGAGGATTAG
- a CDS encoding S-adenosylmethionine decarboxylase: MKEKVFGWELILDLYDCNPKKIATKKEIQSYADKLCKLIKMKQYGKALIPHFGHEKPHTSGYSLVQLIETSSITGHFSELWNSAHINIFSCKKYDEKIAVEFTKKFFQSKRMRKRFILRKAE, from the coding sequence ATGAAAGAGAAAGTTTTTGGCTGGGAGTTAATTTTAGATCTATATGATTGCAACCCCAAAAAGATAGCAACAAAAAAAGAGATTCAATCCTATGCAGATAAACTCTGTAAACTCATAAAGATGAAACAATACGGTAAAGCACTGATACCGCACTTCGGACATGAGAAACCGCATACCAGTGGTTACTCTTTAGTTCAGCTTATCGAGACAAGCTCAATTACAGGCCATTTTTCAGAACTCTGGAATTCGGCTCATATAAACATCTTCTCTTGTAAAAAATACGATGAAAAAATAGCAGTTGAATTCACTAAGAAATTCTTCCAATCAAAACGGATGAGAAAAAGATTTATTCTAAGGAAAGCGGAATAA
- a CDS encoding transketolase: MVNKKVDLEFLKQKALDIRCSILTMLEEAGSGHTGGSLSLVEILVSLYYCRLNHDPKNPSWVQRDRFILSKGHGCPALYAVLADFGYFPKAELMTLRKYGSRLQGHPEKGLAGIEASTGSLGQGLSISIGMALSARLDDRENRIYCVLGDGETNEGQVWESAMTAAHYKLDNIIAIVDYNKLQIDGPVSEVKNLEPFEEKWRSFGWKVKRCNGHDFQELLDALDWADSIKEYPAVIIADTVKGKGVSFMENDNRWHGVAPVKEDLEKALKELKDR; the protein is encoded by the coding sequence TTGGTCAATAAAAAAGTAGATCTGGAATTTTTAAAACAGAAAGCTTTGGATATACGCTGCAGTATTCTTACCATGCTAGAAGAGGCTGGTTCAGGCCATACAGGAGGTTCTCTATCTTTAGTTGAGATTTTAGTTTCGCTTTATTATTGCAGGTTAAATCATGATCCTAAGAATCCTTCATGGGTTCAGAGAGATAGATTTATTCTTTCCAAGGGGCATGGTTGCCCTGCTCTATATGCTGTTTTGGCTGATTTCGGTTATTTTCCCAAGGCTGAGCTTATGACATTGAGAAAGTACGGTTCTCGTCTTCAAGGCCATCCTGAAAAGGGTCTTGCAGGTATAGAGGCTTCAACCGGCTCTCTGGGGCAGGGGCTCTCCATCTCAATAGGTATGGCTCTATCTGCAAGACTTGATGACAGAGAGAATAGAATTTACTGTGTACTTGGTGATGGAGAGACGAATGAAGGCCAAGTCTGGGAGTCTGCTATGACGGCTGCTCACTACAAACTGGATAATATAATAGCGATAGTGGATTATAACAAATTACAGATAGATGGTCCGGTCTCTGAGGTTAAAAATTTAGAGCCATTCGAAGAGAAGTGGCGCTCTTTTGGTTGGAAGGTAAAAAGGTGTAATGGTCATGACTTCCAGGAATTGCTTGATGCTTTAGATTGGGCGGATAGTATTAAGGAATATCCGGCTGTTATTATTGCAGATACTGTTAAAGGTAAAGGTGTCTCATTCATGGAGAATGATAATCGGTGGCATGGAGTTGCTCCTGTTAAGGAAGATCTAGAGAAAGCTCTTAAGGAGTTGAAGGATAGATGA
- the ispE gene encoding 4-(cytidine 5'-diphospho)-2-C-methyl-D-erythritol kinase — MIVFNTPAKLNLFLDILSKRKDGYHNIISLMVKVDLYDVLSVGVLREDRVSLSVKGDAPEGAENSCYRAAKIIKDRYCIKEGLQIKLEKRIPSESGLGGASSNAAYVLRAAREIFDIDISKEELMKLGAAIGSDVPFFVNDSAWAVVEGKGERVRSIDTPLVFSAVLILPQFGNKTEDLYRKWKPSLTESGCWDKIELCSADDVEMNFLKKYSYNVFEKLKSSAMLFSLREDIKKFDVDLVRMTGTGSAIYAISSDIDKLNSLKNHCGSLGYNTFLVRSLD, encoded by the coding sequence TTGATAGTTTTTAATACACCTGCCAAATTAAATCTTTTTCTTGATATACTCTCTAAAAGGAAAGACGGTTACCATAATATCATCAGTTTGATGGTCAAAGTAGATCTCTATGATGTTTTAAGTGTTGGAGTTTTAAGAGAAGATAGAGTATCTCTATCTGTTAAAGGAGATGCTCCGGAAGGAGCTGAAAACAGCTGTTATAGGGCAGCTAAGATCATAAAAGATAGATACTGCATTAAAGAGGGCCTTCAGATAAAACTGGAGAAAAGAATACCTTCAGAGTCAGGTTTAGGCGGTGCAAGCTCAAATGCTGCCTATGTACTGAGAGCTGCCAGAGAGATATTTGATATAGATATTAGTAAAGAAGAGTTGATGAAACTGGGAGCAGCTATCGGTTCCGACGTCCCTTTTTTTGTGAATGATTCTGCTTGGGCAGTAGTTGAAGGTAAAGGTGAACGTGTACGTTCAATTGATACACCGCTTGTTTTCTCTGCTGTTTTAATCTTACCTCAGTTTGGCAATAAGACGGAAGATTTATACCGAAAATGGAAACCTTCCTTGACAGAGTCTGGTTGTTGGGATAAAATTGAACTTTGCAGCGCAGATGATGTTGAAATGAATTTTTTGAAGAAATATTCTTACAATGTTTTTGAGAAATTAAAAAGTAGTGCCATGCTGTTCTCCCTCAGAGAAGATATTAAAAAATTTGATGTTGATTTAGTCAGGATGACTGGTACTGGTTCTGCAATTTACGCAATATCTTCTGATATAGATAAATTAAATTCTCTAAAGAACCATTGTGGCTCTTTGGGATATAATACTTTTTTAGTTAGGTCATTAGACTAA
- a CDS encoding transketolase family protein, producing MKPTRDGFGEALLELGKREERIVVLSADLTESVRAGAFKARFPERFFSFGISEQDMISAAAGFALEGKIPFAATFGVFASGRAWDQIRTSIAYMNLNVNIVGSHGGITVGPDGATHQALEEYTLMRVLPNMCVIVPCDFYEAKKATEAAAFYPGPVYLRLTRNRVPFLTSENDDFQIGKARVFREGSDVTIVASGQMVHLSLKAADILKEEGISAGVINLHTIKPLDRDTILKAARETGAILTVEEHQIFGGMGSAIAKFISENNPVLIKLLGIRDRFGRSGESDILLEAFGLTSKCIIKEAKELIKKKQS from the coding sequence ATGAAGCCTACTAGAGATGGATTTGGAGAAGCATTACTAGAGCTGGGTAAGAGAGAAGAGAGGATAGTTGTACTCTCAGCTGACCTGACAGAGTCGGTTAGGGCGGGTGCGTTTAAAGCGAGATTTCCAGAAAGGTTTTTCAGTTTTGGTATATCTGAGCAGGATATGATTTCTGCTGCAGCCGGGTTTGCTCTGGAAGGCAAGATCCCTTTTGCAGCTACATTTGGGGTCTTTGCATCAGGAAGAGCTTGGGATCAGATAAGGACTTCAATTGCTTACATGAATCTTAATGTAAATATCGTTGGTTCTCATGGAGGGATTACAGTAGGCCCGGATGGTGCGACTCATCAGGCTTTAGAAGAGTATACGCTTATGAGGGTCTTGCCTAATATGTGCGTAATCGTGCCTTGTGATTTTTATGAAGCCAAAAAAGCGACAGAGGCAGCTGCTTTTTATCCCGGGCCGGTATATTTAAGACTCACTAGGAATAGAGTGCCTTTTCTAACCTCTGAAAATGATGATTTCCAGATAGGTAAAGCCCGGGTATTTAGGGAAGGAAGTGATGTTACCATAGTAGCATCGGGTCAGATGGTACATCTCTCACTTAAGGCTGCCGATATTTTAAAAGAGGAAGGAATCTCTGCCGGTGTTATAAACCTCCATACTATAAAACCGTTAGACAGAGATACGATTTTAAAAGCTGCCCGGGAGACGGGGGCTATACTTACAGTTGAAGAGCATCAGATTTTCGGAGGAATGGGCTCTGCAATTGCTAAGTTTATCTCTGAAAACAACCCTGTTCTTATTAAACTTTTGGGTATAAGAGATCGTTTCGGAAGAAGCGGTGAATCAGATATTCTGCTTGAAGCTTTTGGTTTAACCTCTAAGTGTATAATTAAAGAAGCAAAAGAGCTTATTAAAAAGAAACAGAGTTGA
- a CDS encoding response regulator, with protein sequence MKNILVVDDDADLRTVVKMRLEIEGYNVNTASDGKECLKAVAEGKPDLILLDMTMPVMDGYTALNKLKEQPESADIPVIIFSIKEKMKMEGLFMGDNVACYIEKPFETEELIGKVKAILGE encoded by the coding sequence GTGAAAAATATTCTGGTTGTAGACGATGATGCAGATCTAAGAACTGTTGTTAAGATGAGGCTTGAAATAGAAGGTTACAATGTTAATACAGCATCTGACGGCAAGGAGTGTCTTAAGGCAGTCGCAGAAGGGAAGCCGGATTTAATATTGCTGGATATGACAATGCCTGTTATGGATGGATATACTGCGTTGAATAAATTAAAAGAGCAGCCTGAGAGTGCAGATATTCCTGTAATTATTTTCTCAATAAAAGAGAAGATGAAAATGGAAGGTCTCTTTATGGGTGATAATGTTGCCTGTTATATTGAGAAACCATTTGAGACAGAAGAGCTTATCGGTAAAGTTAAGGCTATTTTGGGAGAATAG
- a CDS encoding prepilin-type N-terminal cleavage/methylation domain-containing protein: MSLLKSKKSFTLVEVIVAVVIVSLIFSLSSSLIWLSFRLSVRSREVAVRFSGIRNVFEILSNDLRSACIFDYNEEPNFIVDSENKIISFWMTRPSESVKTSYLLPILKVSYFVKEEEGKRVLYKRLESEFEDYKKEIPIYEADFEFSALIYSEDKKELLTEQFYSDSKLPQAVKIKCIKDENEIEKIIYIPSGKSI, translated from the coding sequence ATGTCTCTATTGAAAAGTAAAAAATCATTTACATTGGTTGAAGTTATAGTGGCAGTGGTGATTGTCTCTTTAATATTCAGCTTGAGCAGTTCTTTGATCTGGCTGAGTTTCAGGCTCTCTGTAAGGAGCAGGGAGGTTGCGGTCCGTTTTTCAGGTATTAGAAATGTTTTTGAAATTTTGAGTAATGATTTAAGGTCTGCCTGCATTTTTGATTATAACGAAGAGCCCAATTTTATAGTTGATTCAGAAAATAAAATAATCTCTTTCTGGATGACCCGTCCTTCAGAAAGTGTTAAGACAAGTTATCTTCTGCCGATATTAAAGGTCAGCTATTTTGTTAAAGAGGAGGAAGGGAAGAGAGTGCTGTATAAACGGTTAGAATCCGAATTTGAAGATTACAAAAAAGAGATACCTATCTATGAAGCAGATTTTGAGTTTTCAGCATTAATCTATAGTGAAGATAAAAAAGAGTTATTAACCGAGCAGTTTTATTCCGACAGTAAATTGCCTCAAGCGGTAAAAATCAAGTGTATAAAAGATGAAAATGAAATTGAGAAAATTATCTATATCCCATCTGGTAAAAGTATTTAA
- a CDS encoding septation protein SpoVG family protein has protein sequence MEITEVRVFPRVKGNRKLKAYVTITFDDSFVVRNIKVIDGNKGLFVAMPSRKVQKPCLRCRRSNSIAARFCNYCGVALESSRYPDSHDRQQETKDIAHPINQEFRAYIEGKVLEAYEKEMQNPSYQSEEEHNLEGDSTDITL, from the coding sequence TTGGAGATTACAGAGGTAAGAGTGTTTCCCAGGGTGAAAGGCAACAGGAAACTGAAGGCTTATGTAACTATTACCTTCGATGACTCTTTCGTCGTTCGCAATATTAAGGTTATCGATGGCAATAAAGGTCTTTTTGTTGCTATGCCTTCCAGAAAGGTTCAGAAACCATGTCTTAGGTGCAGGAGGAGTAACAGCATAGCGGCGAGATTCTGCAATTATTGCGGTGTCGCTCTTGAGTCATCCAGATATCCTGATTCTCATGATAGACAGCAGGAGACCAAAGATATTGCACATCCGATCAACCAGGAATTTCGTGCTTACATCGAAGGGAAGGTTCTGGAGGCATATGAAAAGGAGATGCAAAATCCGAGCTATCAGAGCGAAGAAGAGCATAATCTGGAAGGAGATTCTACAGATATAACTCTTTAA
- the speE gene encoding polyamine aminopropyltransferase, translated as MKDSWTSETLYADIELKLKVQKKLYSSNSSLQKIEFLKTYRFGTALIMDGAIQTTAEDEFIYHEMMSHIPLFSHPSPENIIIVGGGDGGILREVLKHKVVKKVTLVEIEEKVIEQTKEYLPQICKDAFKSKRLELVIADGAGLIKGKKKIYDIAIIDSPDPIGPAKVLFKNNFYRNISKILKNNGIMVRQSGSSFLQKEELKDNYKRLSKIFKYTDAYIVAIPTYIGGFFNLIFASDKINIKSLSLTVIKKRFLKTNIKTEYYNPEIHLASFKLPNYIKKLTGDRK; from the coding sequence ATGAAAGACTCCTGGACATCTGAAACTCTATACGCAGATATTGAACTGAAATTAAAAGTTCAAAAAAAACTCTATTCATCTAATTCATCCTTACAGAAAATAGAGTTTCTAAAAACTTATAGATTTGGAACCGCACTAATAATGGATGGGGCAATCCAGACAACAGCAGAGGATGAATTCATCTACCACGAAATGATGTCTCATATCCCTCTCTTTTCACACCCTAGCCCTGAAAATATAATTATAGTAGGCGGAGGTGACGGAGGAATATTGAGGGAAGTTTTAAAGCATAAGGTGGTTAAAAAAGTTACACTGGTTGAGATAGAAGAAAAAGTTATAGAACAGACAAAGGAATATCTGCCCCAAATATGTAAAGATGCATTTAAAAGCAAAAGACTAGAGTTGGTTATCGCAGACGGAGCAGGGCTTATAAAGGGTAAGAAGAAAATTTATGATATAGCAATAATAGATTCGCCTGACCCAATCGGGCCCGCAAAGGTACTTTTTAAAAACAACTTCTATAGGAACATATCCAAGATTTTAAAAAATAACGGCATTATGGTAAGACAGAGCGGCTCTTCTTTCCTCCAAAAAGAAGAGCTAAAAGACAATTATAAGAGACTATCCAAAATATTTAAGTATACTGATGCCTATATCGTTGCTATACCAACATATATAGGCGGTTTTTTCAATCTTATCTTTGCATCAGATAAAATAAATATAAAATCTTTGTCTTTAACTGTAATTAAAAAGAGATTTCTTAAAACCAACATTAAAACAGAGTACTACAACCCTGAAATACATCTAGCATCTTTTAAGTTACCGAACTATATAAAAAAGCTAACAGGAGATAGAAAATGA
- a CDS encoding tetratricopeptide repeat protein — MRKFLLLPLILIALSASSSEGYNSGTSSSAYAHFMMAVVYEDRGSLEDAYAEYLRVLEYDHENPTIYIKLALIDLKNNRIEKSVANLNKAGDYASSDIRIHFVLALIYSSIGKYDKAAGEYEKIVTIDPHDIMALASLADMYLLQKRVDDATAAYERLLEEEVDIPALRFNLGILYSKNGEIGKAIGQMEKVVELDPGFLQAYVTLGVFYEMDNNFNKAIEWYQRGLNIKPKDLKLLKILAQAYYKAGDIERAETTYKDLIQEFPQERGIYLDIAYFYIKNADYKSAEEALEKAEQENFNISEVYFLKGFLFFKLKKNGKAIDFFKKSLELRPKNAEAYFFLGAAYEEMDRWDLAVSSLKKAIEVDSKHADALNYLGYMYAEDGKSLEEAKLLIKKALEIEPDNGAYLDSMGWVYYKLGNYDRALEFLERAIEMKKDDSVVIEHLGDIYFKKGMLERALSQWQHAFQLSPEQEGLVEKIEKVRDKIGQ, encoded by the coding sequence ATGAGAAAATTTCTTCTTCTTCCACTTATCCTAATTGCTCTGAGTGCTTCCTCAAGTGAGGGCTATAACTCCGGAACATCCTCTTCAGCCTATGCTCATTTTATGATGGCTGTTGTCTATGAAGATAGAGGGAGTTTAGAGGATGCTTACGCTGAATATCTCCGGGTTTTAGAGTATGACCATGAGAACCCGACGATATATATCAAGCTTGCCTTGATAGACTTGAAAAACAACAGGATAGAAAAATCGGTTGCTAATCTAAACAAAGCAGGAGATTATGCCTCTAGTGATATAAGGATCCACTTCGTCTTAGCTTTGATCTACAGTTCAATAGGAAAATATGATAAAGCAGCAGGAGAGTATGAGAAGATAGTTACAATAGACCCGCATGATATCATGGCTTTGGCATCTCTTGCAGATATGTATTTACTTCAGAAGAGAGTAGATGATGCCACAGCTGCTTATGAGAGACTGCTGGAAGAAGAGGTTGATATTCCTGCTCTGCGCTTCAACCTTGGAATACTCTATTCTAAGAACGGAGAGATAGGTAAGGCTATAGGGCAGATGGAGAAAGTTGTTGAGCTTGACCCCGGTTTTTTACAGGCCTATGTTACTCTGGGTGTTTTTTATGAGATGGATAATAATTTCAATAAAGCTATAGAGTGGTATCAGCGAGGTTTAAATATAAAACCGAAAGATTTAAAGCTTTTGAAAATTCTTGCCCAGGCTTACTATAAGGCTGGAGATATAGAGAGAGCAGAGACTACATACAAAGATTTAATTCAGGAATTTCCTCAAGAGAGAGGCATCTATCTTGATATTGCGTACTTTTATATAAAAAATGCGGATTACAAATCGGCAGAGGAAGCGCTGGAAAAAGCAGAGCAAGAGAACTTCAATATATCTGAAGTATATTTTTTAAAAGGTTTTCTTTTTTTTAAGCTTAAAAAGAATGGTAAGGCAATAGATTTTTTCAAGAAATCTCTCGAGCTGAGACCAAAGAATGCAGAAGCCTATTTTTTCCTCGGCGCTGCTTATGAAGAGATGGATAGATGGGATCTAGCGGTATCTAGTCTAAAAAAGGCAATAGAGGTAGATTCAAAGCATGCAGATGCTTTGAATTACCTGGGTTATATGTATGCCGAAGATGGTAAGAGCCTTGAAGAGGCTAAACTGTTGATAAAAAAAGCGCTTGAAATAGAGCCTGATAATGGAGCCTATCTTGATAGCATGGGTTGGGTCTATTATAAACTGGGTAATTACGACAGAGCTTTGGAGTTTCTTGAAAGAGCTATAGAAATGAAAAAAGATGACTCTGTAGTTATAGAGCATCTTGGGGATATCTATTTTAAAAAAGGCATGCTTGAGAGAGCTTTATCGCAGTGGCAGCATGCATTTCAGCTTAGTCCCGAACAAGAAGGGCTGGTTGAAAAGATAGAGAAAGTGAGAGATAAGATTGGTCAATAA
- a CDS encoding type II secretion system protein GspK, with translation MKLRKLSISHLVKVFKKGGVVSIFILWVIAVSVLMSAGISYRAYMELRSFRFYRERLYARNLIWRGFMQSLELLRLDYENNSGVDDLNEEWSKDNIEFQNEYGISHIKIEDEDRKININQIAREENLDLLKEFFSLEFAQPIIDWVDQDDSPYSPYGGEQENYYNLLKYNCRNSNIRSLYEIKYIKGYPPDFNLRDLEDQITVIGSENKVNINTASGVCFKTLGLPESLVAEILEFRQHNGVFDNVPDNISGIFPEIANLDIENQWAALKNYFKVSSRYFRIYITVQTERGVKRYAQALVERKGSRFDILSWQENFWEE, from the coding sequence ATGAAATTGAGAAAATTATCTATATCCCATCTGGTAAAAGTATTTAAAAAAGGTGGGGTGGTATCTATCTTTATCCTCTGGGTAATTGCTGTATCAGTATTGATGTCTGCCGGCATAAGTTATAGGGCTTATATGGAATTACGTTCTTTCAGGTTCTATAGGGAGCGTCTCTATGCCCGAAATTTAATCTGGCGGGGTTTTATGCAATCGCTGGAATTACTGAGATTAGATTATGAGAATAACTCTGGAGTTGATGATTTAAATGAAGAGTGGAGTAAAGATAATATTGAATTTCAGAATGAGTACGGTATATCCCATATTAAGATTGAGGACGAAGATAGAAAGATAAATATCAATCAGATTGCCAGGGAAGAAAATCTGGATCTTTTGAAGGAATTTTTCTCTTTAGAGTTTGCTCAACCAATAATTGATTGGGTAGATCAGGATGATTCTCCATATTCTCCTTATGGAGGAGAGCAGGAAAATTATTATAATCTTTTAAAATATAATTGCAGGAATTCCAACATTAGAAGTTTATACGAGATAAAATATATTAAAGGATACCCTCCCGATTTTAACTTAAGAGATCTGGAGGATCAAATTACCGTTATAGGGAGTGAGAATAAAGTAAATATTAATACAGCGTCCGGAGTATGTTTTAAGACGTTAGGACTGCCTGAATCTCTTGTTGCAGAAATTTTGGAATTTCGTCAACATAACGGTGTTTTTGATAACGTACCTGATAATATTTCAGGAATTTTCCCTGAAATTGCAAATCTTGATATAGAGAATCAATGGGCTGCTTTGAAAAATTACTTTAAAGTGAGCTCTCGATATTTTAGAATATACATAACGGTTCAGACAGAGAGAGGAGTTAAACGCTATGCCCAGGCTTTAGTAGAAAGAAAAGGCAGCAGGTTTGATATCCTTTCTTGGCAGGAGAATTTCTGGGAGGAGTAG